In a genomic window of Ignisphaera sp.:
- a CDS encoding transaldolase family protein, translated as MGSKVGKETVIDIVKKMEPEPLSLPMPPRIDHADHIIKTSLMGWTKLAADHILHPQFAKIAKEVFSSLIRRVEHMLKSEKVLDHSGKLNEEVVLKRFRIYDTLFEIIFNLSGAESKWAGYGSEDAENLIRYLTNALDYFESLERQELGEPVIMEAVIDMQLNDLMKINKGKSLAARVAQEVSKKIDRSSIARSYINAMASQIRNLFYRKAYEAGLCKFGNDYALGLRFLRHLGFVQVSTNPPLAAVAYNDDPELLEKFKKYAKNVLAKEHPEWFKEPEKYADDIAMEATRFALMDNFYVFRVPFILSKYHDGLVSYQLNPLIANDVEKSVEAVKTFVSRLERDLGVYDEYLWWGYNVPEKGRANLVVKVAAAYPAAIDIAERINEMGVGQNITVSFTVSQEVVIGFAAIRGMAKAIRKGIIPTQTYDTNMGGRLEDHLREEFAAQLLLKAMERADESKRNAVLEKLAKGLGVKDNVWQEMKKKDLKSVASFLTSRRVLGRNLLRDTFIDALVELGLYKSREDALNNLQPIEEALRLSGTFVAQRVYEIMFAPWNREKWINYLIREYGLTREEAELVMDRIDLLPASKRKPIDTLYTFASRNMTNTEFPDHQLSVTEEVTKKNIALEDLRESIYQQLPRKYLEILMQMEDFVKAYEASPEVNELLKKAGIDRDYGSRGLGVNEWPSYGPSAKTMHEFTEEYLTFRSRIIDALKSLA; from the coding sequence ATGGGAAGCAAGGTAGGTAAGGAAACTGTAATTGACATAGTTAAAAAAATGGAGCCTGAGCCTCTTTCACTACCTATGCCTCCTCGAATCGACCATGCTGACCATATAATTAAAACATCTTTAATGGGCTGGACAAAGCTTGCTGCGGACCATATACTCCACCCACAGTTTGCAAAAATTGCGAAGGAGGTATTCTCTTCTCTCATAAGAAGAGTTGAGCATATGCTGAAAAGTGAAAAGGTTTTAGACCATTCAGGGAAGCTTAATGAAGAAGTTGTTTTAAAGAGATTCAGAATCTATGACACTCTATTCGAAATCATCTTTAATTTGAGTGGTGCCGAAAGTAAATGGGCTGGTTATGGTAGTGAAGATGCAGAGAATCTCATTAGGTATTTGACTAACGCCCTTGACTATTTCGAATCTCTTGAAAGACAAGAACTTGGAGAGCCTGTGATAATGGAAGCTGTGATAGATATGCAATTAAATGATTTGATGAAGATTAATAAGGGTAAGAGTCTTGCTGCGAGGGTTGCTCAAGAGGTTTCAAAGAAAATTGATAGAAGTTCTATAGCTAGAAGCTACATCAATGCTATGGCTAGTCAAATAAGAAATCTATTCTATAGAAAAGCATATGAAGCTGGTTTATGCAAATTTGGAAACGATTATGCACTAGGGCTAAGATTTCTAAGGCACTTAGGATTTGTACAGGTATCCACAAATCCCCCCTTAGCAGCTGTTGCATACAACGATGATCCAGAGCTTCTAGAGAAGTTCAAGAAGTATGCAAAAAATGTTTTAGCTAAAGAACACCCAGAGTGGTTTAAAGAGCCCGAGAAATACGCTGATGACATTGCTATGGAGGCTACCAGATTTGCTTTAATGGACAACTTCTACGTGTTTAGAGTGCCATTCATACTCTCCAAATATCACGATGGTCTTGTTAGCTATCAGCTAAACCCACTTATAGCAAATGATGTTGAAAAAAGCGTTGAAGCTGTTAAGACATTTGTTTCAAGATTGGAGAGGGACTTGGGTGTATATGATGAGTATCTTTGGTGGGGTTATAACGTACCGGAGAAGGGTAGGGCAAATCTTGTTGTAAAGGTTGCAGCTGCTTATCCAGCTGCTATAGATATTGCTGAGAGAATCAACGAGATGGGTGTTGGCCAAAACATAACTGTTAGCTTTACAGTTTCCCAAGAAGTTGTAATCGGTTTTGCAGCTATAAGGGGAATGGCGAAGGCTATTAGAAAGGGTATTATACCAACACAAACATATGATACTAATATGGGTGGTAGACTAGAGGATCATTTGAGAGAGGAGTTTGCTGCGCAACTTCTATTGAAAGCAATGGAAAGAGCTGATGAAAGTAAAAGAAATGCTGTGTTAGAGAAGCTTGCTAAGGGCCTTGGAGTAAAGGATAATGTGTGGCAAGAAATGAAGAAGAAAGACTTGAAGAGCGTTGCAAGCTTCTTAACTAGTAGAAGAGTCTTGGGTAGAAACCTACTGAGAGACACATTTATAGATGCCTTGGTTGAATTGGGCTTGTATAAATCGAGAGAAGATGCATTGAACAATCTACAGCCTATAGAAGAGGCCTTGAGGCTTTCAGGCACATTTGTAGCTCAAAGAGTATACGAAATAATGTTTGCTCCATGGAATAGAGAGAAGTGGATTAACTACCTAATCAGAGAATATGGATTAACAAGAGAAGAAGCAGAACTTGTTATGGACAGAATAGACCTGCTTCCAGCATCAAAAAGAAAGCCTATAGACACCCTATACACATTTGCATCTAGAAACATGACAAACACGGAGTTCCCAGACCACCAACTAAGTGTAACTGAAGAGGTCACCAAGAAGAACATTGCATTAGAAGATCTGAGAGAGTCTATATATCAGCAACTACCAAGAAAATATCTTGAGATATTGATGCAAATGGAAGACTTTGTGAAGGCATATGAGGCATCGCCAGAGGTCAACGAGCTTCTAAAGAAGGCCGGCATTGATAGAGACTATGGGAGTAGAGGGCTAGGTGTAAATGAATGGCCATCTTATGGACCATCAGCAAAGACCATGCATGAATTCACCGAAGAGTATCTCACATTCAGATCGAGAATTATTGACGCATTAAAATCGTTGGCATAA
- a CDS encoding TIM barrel protein, with product MLYGYIKKNGFEIVTKFPWEIGIVSFMVFPELMKTSEGASEKIRVLLEDPYFDLLEVMIIDDVEWKKISELNKLYGKKFALGLQPVVLTRGVNPSAVDEAERARNVEVLLREVRTAGERGYRAVGICSGPNIEGPEREKAKEALVKTLVELGSEAARYSMNLYLETFDVVWDRKRLAGPLQETVKIVEKVREQVKNVYIMWDLSHAPLLNESPEMLKSYPEFIGHIHIGCAKKIGDKLLDTHPGFYRPGALNTEHDVAKLLSVLSDIGYRGAISFEVRPEEGQHPLEVVHSARSVLLRAFQLYLQAGI from the coding sequence ATGTTGTATGGTTATATAAAGAAGAATGGGTTTGAAATTGTAACAAAGTTTCCTTGGGAAATAGGGATAGTGTCATTTATGGTTTTTCCAGAACTTATGAAGACGTCTGAAGGTGCCTCAGAGAAGATCAGGGTTTTATTAGAAGACCCTTACTTTGATTTATTGGAAGTTATGATTATAGATGATGTGGAGTGGAAGAAAATTAGTGAATTGAATAAGCTATATGGAAAGAAATTTGCATTAGGTCTCCAACCAGTTGTCTTAACAAGAGGTGTTAATCCTAGTGCTGTCGATGAAGCAGAGAGAGCGAGAAATGTTGAGGTTCTGCTTAGAGAGGTTAGAACTGCTGGTGAGAGAGGCTATAGGGCTGTTGGCATTTGTTCTGGACCGAATATCGAGGGCCCCGAGAGGGAAAAGGCGAAAGAGGCATTGGTCAAAACTCTAGTTGAGCTTGGTAGCGAAGCTGCCAGGTATAGCATGAATCTCTATTTGGAGACATTTGACGTTGTCTGGGATAGGAAGAGACTTGCAGGCCCTCTGCAAGAAACTGTAAAGATAGTTGAGAAGGTGAGGGAACAGGTAAAGAACGTTTATATAATGTGGGATCTAAGCCACGCCCCACTGCTAAATGAATCCCCAGAAATGCTGAAGTCCTATCCAGAGTTTATAGGTCATATCCATATAGGCTGTGCAAAGAAGATAGGGGATAAACTTCTTGACACTCATCCAGGATTCTACAGACCTGGAGCATTGAATACAGAACATGATGTTGCGAAACTTCTATCTGTTTTAAGCGATATTGGCTATAGAGGTGCTATAAGCTTTGAGGTAAGGCCAGAGGAGGGCCAGCATCCATTGGAGGTTGTACATTCTGCTAGAAGTGTGCTTTTACGTGCTTTTCAGCTCTATCTTCAAGCAGGAATATAA
- a CDS encoding tagaturonate epimerase family protein, whose amino-acid sequence MYLEKLPRPAFGVRIPDIVIPPMLKAFKYLNIAGTLMLSFNRETAPSSFIYSNDPKLFYFGHTGTSIEEYISKSREYSALHGLVIEVEADHVAILGSVERALKKIAGAPTPEPLSEAEIEFSMQYIEEEFKEVRKIGGVDFVTIDTCELIDYSIDSLNDKDVLSLYENRIDFETRKELEKRYLKTFTFVGDDRQIEIKFDRISLARLALKYWKSIEYVKKILEIIEKYNEKPFGVEIAFDETPKVSDLKDVLFYVLELKRIGVNPDFLAPNIGFKKREDYDSDVAKLYNYLRNAHILLHSNNILISIHSGSGHNPYSDKGFGIWRVVGQATKGMVKYKMSGVFIQLLLEVMSRFPQGSKTRRLYEEIYDSVIDHLKHVIKSRSALYSKELEKLLEKYENCSECYRNPRADIFRHYFYVFQALREGDKRFLREKLVNHYIETSELQKAYEKEVADLIERLAKAIGYENNLLRYIKYTI is encoded by the coding sequence ATGTATCTGGAAAAACTACCTAGACCAGCATTTGGTGTTAGAATCCCTGATATTGTCATCCCCCCAATGTTGAAAGCATTTAAATATTTGAATATTGCCGGAACTCTCATGCTATCTTTCAATAGGGAGACTGCGCCATCAAGTTTCATATATTCCAACGATCCCAAACTCTTTTATTTTGGCCATACTGGAACATCGATAGAAGAATACATTAGCAAAAGTAGAGAATACAGTGCACTACATGGTCTGGTTATAGAGGTTGAGGCAGATCATGTAGCAATTCTTGGAAGTGTTGAAAGAGCTCTTAAGAAAATTGCTGGAGCCCCTACTCCAGAGCCATTAAGTGAAGCTGAAATAGAGTTTTCTATGCAGTATATAGAGGAGGAATTTAAGGAGGTTAGAAAGATTGGTGGGGTAGATTTTGTTACTATAGACACATGTGAACTTATAGACTATTCAATTGATTCTTTAAATGATAAAGATGTTTTGAGTTTATATGAAAACAGAATAGACTTTGAAACTAGAAAAGAACTTGAAAAACGCTATCTAAAGACATTCACATTTGTAGGGGATGATAGACAAATTGAAATTAAATTTGATAGAATTTCTCTTGCTAGGTTAGCCTTAAAATACTGGAAAAGCATTGAATATGTTAAAAAAATATTGGAAATAATCGAGAAGTATAATGAAAAGCCTTTTGGAGTTGAAATAGCATTTGATGAAACACCCAAAGTTTCGGATCTGAAGGATGTTCTATTCTATGTATTAGAGTTAAAGAGAATTGGCGTAAATCCTGATTTCCTAGCACCAAATATAGGATTTAAGAAAAGAGAGGATTATGACAGTGATGTTGCAAAGCTATATAACTATTTAAGAAATGCACATATATTACTACATTCAAACAACATTTTAATATCTATCCATTCTGGTAGTGGCCATAATCCATATTCTGACAAAGGGTTTGGGATATGGAGGGTTGTCGGCCAAGCAACCAAAGGTATGGTGAAATATAAAATGTCTGGTGTTTTCATACAACTACTCCTAGAGGTTATGTCGAGATTTCCACAAGGCTCTAAAACGAGAAGACTATATGAAGAGATATACGATAGTGTAATAGATCATCTAAAACATGTCATCAAATCTAGATCAGCTTTGTATTCGAAAGAACTCGAGAAACTTCTTGAAAAATATGAGAATTGTTCTGAATGTTATAGAAATCCAAGGGCAGATATATTTAGACATTACTTCTATGTGTTCCAAGCATTGAGAGAAGGAGACAAAAGATTCCTAAGAGAAAAACTTGTAAACCACTATATAGAAACGTCTGAACTTCAAAAAGCATATGAAAAAGAGGTGGCAGATCTGATAGAGCGACTAGCAAAGGCCATAGGCTACGAAAATAACTTACTGAGGTACATAAAATACACTATTTAG
- a CDS encoding radical SAM protein yields the protein MQGYDPFKLGEAVKRDVTKIIGNIEMRKYYRFRGGRWYGGIATGDVVGCNLRCKFCWSWRFTHHADKGEFYGPVEVFEKLSDIANKKGYTYIRLSGGEPTLSFNHLIGVLELFDKTNHIFILETNGLLIGKEKGYAKALAGHRVVVRVSFKGATKEEFHMLTGARPEFYEYQFKALENLVEVGFKPGEDVYPAIMLSFSTDESYAQFKKRLKEIHPRFLESIDEEYVILYPHVIEILRRNRLNPRIAYTPDDIPQYMI from the coding sequence ATGCAAGGCTATGACCCTTTCAAACTTGGTGAGGCAGTTAAAAGAGATGTTACTAAGATTATTGGCAATATTGAAATGAGGAAGTACTACAGGTTTAGAGGGGGGAGGTGGTATGGGGGAATAGCAACAGGAGATGTAGTGGGCTGTAACCTAAGATGCAAATTCTGCTGGAGCTGGAGATTTACACACCATGCAGACAAAGGCGAGTTTTATGGTCCTGTTGAGGTGTTTGAAAAACTTTCTGATATTGCAAATAAGAAGGGATATACATACATTAGACTTAGTGGAGGTGAACCAACACTCTCATTTAATCATTTAATAGGGGTCTTAGAGCTTTTTGATAAAACAAACCACATATTCATTTTAGAAACCAACGGACTTTTAATAGGAAAGGAAAAAGGCTATGCAAAAGCTCTTGCAGGTCATAGAGTAGTTGTTAGAGTATCTTTCAAGGGTGCCACAAAAGAAGAGTTCCATATGTTAACAGGAGCTAGACCAGAGTTCTACGAATATCAATTCAAAGCATTAGAAAACCTCGTAGAAGTAGGCTTTAAACCTGGAGAAGATGTTTACCCAGCGATAATGCTTAGCTTTAGTACAGATGAATCCTATGCGCAATTCAAAAAGAGGTTAAAGGAGATACACCCAAGGTTTTTAGAGTCTATAGATGAGGAATATGTTATTCTATATCCTCATGTAATAGAAATTCTAAGAAGAAATAGATTAAATCCTCGAATAGCCTACACACCTGATGATATACCTCAATACATGATATAA
- a CDS encoding NAD(P)H-hydrate dehydratase, with translation MKNIPPRLKVCSVDEMRRLDEEALKVYGISHELLMEDAGTAIFNLIASEIGLFNKRFCIVAGTGNNGGDALVSARRLYAAGCSVEVYVVGDPSKASELAKKNLELAKAVGIPIKIIQSDEDVKIFYETARNCDVFVVGIIGVGLRGEVTGFRRDVIEAINKLGKTVVSVDIPSGIGGDNGRVYGVAIRSTYTVTFGLPKYGNILYPGYYYCGKLYVSKLSYPPQLLESNDIRVELNYPIQPPERVRWGHKGTFGKFLAIAGARYYYGAPYYVAYSFLKAGGGYSRLAAPKSIVPYIASRNSEIVFIPLEETSEGSIAKNNLNQLLELVQQLDIDIIAIGPGTSLNAETQEFIREFVSVVEKPIIIDGDGITAIAKNIEVLKKRKSPTVITPHLGEFSRLTQLKASEILEDPINILRKICIDINSYIVLKGAHTLICRPDGYIYINMTGNPGMAKAGMGDVLTGTIAAMYGIGYRDIGDATRMAVLLHGLAGDLAADELGEDGVTPDDVMEYLPKAVKTLREDPEYILNRYMPKLI, from the coding sequence TTGAAAAACATTCCTCCAAGGCTAAAGGTTTGTAGCGTTGACGAGATGAGAAGATTGGATGAAGAGGCTCTTAAGGTTTATGGAATATCCCATGAGCTTCTAATGGAGGATGCTGGAACAGCTATATTTAATCTGATAGCTAGCGAGATTGGTTTATTTAATAAGAGGTTTTGTATTGTTGCCGGTACAGGTAATAATGGTGGTGATGCGCTTGTCTCTGCAAGAAGACTTTATGCTGCTGGATGTAGTGTTGAGGTATATGTTGTTGGGGATCCCTCGAAAGCTTCTGAGCTTGCTAAAAAGAATCTTGAGCTTGCTAAGGCTGTGGGAATCCCTATAAAGATTATTCAAAGTGATGAAGATGTTAAGATATTTTATGAAACTGCTAGAAATTGTGATGTTTTTGTGGTTGGAATTATTGGTGTGGGTTTGAGGGGTGAGGTAACAGGTTTTAGAAGAGATGTTATAGAGGCTATAAATAAGCTTGGAAAGACTGTGGTTAGCGTTGATATACCATCTGGTATTGGAGGCGATAATGGGAGGGTATATGGAGTTGCTATAAGATCTACATATACTGTTACCTTTGGGCTTCCAAAATATGGGAACATACTTTATCCAGGATACTATTATTGTGGAAAACTCTATGTCTCGAAGCTTTCGTACCCACCACAGCTTTTAGAGTCAAATGATATAAGAGTTGAGCTTAACTATCCTATCCAACCCCCAGAAAGGGTAAGATGGGGGCACAAGGGAACTTTTGGAAAGTTTCTTGCTATAGCAGGTGCTAGATATTATTATGGAGCTCCATACTATGTTGCATACTCTTTTCTAAAGGCTGGGGGTGGGTACTCAAGGCTTGCAGCACCAAAGTCTATAGTGCCATATATAGCATCTAGAAATAGTGAGATAGTGTTTATACCACTCGAGGAAACATCTGAGGGTAGTATAGCGAAAAATAATCTGAATCAACTCCTGGAACTGGTTCAGCAACTCGACATAGACATTATCGCCATAGGCCCTGGAACCTCATTGAATGCAGAGACTCAGGAATTTATAAGAGAATTTGTTAGTGTTGTTGAAAAGCCTATTATAATAGATGGTGACGGTATAACAGCTATAGCTAAAAACATTGAGGTGTTAAAGAAAAGAAAGTCGCCTACAGTAATAACCCCACATCTGGGCGAGTTCTCTCGGCTAACACAACTAAAGGCATCAGAGATTCTCGAAGACCCCATTAATATCTTAAGAAAGATTTGTATAGATATAAATAGCTATATCGTTTTGAAGGGGGCCCACACATTGATATGTAGACCAGATGGATATATATACATAAACATGACTGGAAATCCAGGAATGGCAAAAGCAGGCATGGGAGACGTGCTAACAGGCACGATCGCAGCTATGTATGGTATTGGCTATAGAGACATAGGCGATGCAACAAGAATGGCTGTTTTATTACATGGCCTTGCAGGTGATTTGGCAGCTGATGAACTTGGGGAAGATGGTGTAACACCAGATGATGTTATGGAATACCTTCCAAAAGCAGTGAAGACGCTTAGAGAAGATCCTGAATATATTTTGAATAGATACATGCCTAAACTCATTTAA
- a CDS encoding tetrahydromethanopterin S-methyltransferase subunit H: protein MFNYKTQQKVFEISGVKFGGTGFENPPVLIGTIFYHGHKIVADAKQGVFDKSKAEELIKLVEEMSSKTKIPAMIDVVAGSPDAMVKYLEFVSNITKMPISIDSPDINIMRSGFQYAKEAGFIDRVIYNSLTAKSKDEEYKLLQEYGVKATIALLYTDKIMDVEARIKNLETILTKALNYGIEKILVDTFVIDIPSLSVAMKTMIEIKSRYGLPVGSGAHNAVSTQRKAFKERFGVEGYRACEIASNIATLVIGADFLLYGPIESAKEVFPAAYTIYNSYRYLARRKENLIQI, encoded by the coding sequence ATGTTCAATTATAAAACACAGCAAAAGGTTTTCGAAATTAGTGGAGTAAAGTTTGGTGGAACAGGCTTCGAGAATCCACCTGTGCTAATAGGTACAATATTTTATCATGGACACAAAATTGTTGCTGACGCTAAGCAAGGTGTTTTCGATAAATCTAAAGCTGAGGAGTTGATAAAATTAGTCGAGGAGATGTCTTCAAAAACAAAAATACCGGCTATGATAGATGTCGTTGCAGGTTCTCCTGATGCTATGGTCAAATACCTAGAGTTTGTTTCTAACATAACTAAAATGCCTATATCTATAGACTCTCCAGATATAAATATAATGAGATCTGGGTTCCAATATGCAAAAGAAGCTGGGTTTATAGATAGGGTTATATATAATTCATTAACAGCGAAATCAAAAGATGAGGAGTATAAGCTTCTCCAAGAATATGGTGTTAAAGCCACTATAGCATTACTATATACAGATAAGATCATGGATGTTGAAGCCAGGATAAAGAATCTTGAAACCATATTAACTAAGGCTTTGAACTATGGCATCGAGAAAATTCTTGTAGATACATTTGTAATAGATATACCAAGCCTTTCGGTAGCTATGAAAACAATGATAGAAATTAAATCAAGATATGGTCTCCCTGTTGGCAGTGGAGCGCATAATGCTGTCTCGACACAGAGAAAAGCTTTTAAAGAGAGATTTGGCGTTGAGGGCTATAGAGCATGTGAAATAGCTTCAAACATAGCAACACTAGTCATAGGCGCAGACTTCCTGCTTTATGGACCAATCGAATCGGCTAAGGAGGTCTTTCCAGCTGCGTACACCATATACAATTCCTATAGATATCTAGCAAGAAGAAAAGAGAATCTAATCCAGATCTAA
- a CDS encoding (5-formylfuran-3-yl)methyl phosphate synthase: MRKPKLLISVYLPSEVSDTIEGGADIVDIKDPLSGSLGLPRIGVVKEVIRLVNGLRETSVAIGDIRRYAPEIGYVATTIDGLVNYIKVGFAVRNYEEASQIAREVMENSSKSRVIFVGYADYMKWGVIDPLDLIDIATSSKAHGVMIDTLSKNGLSTFDILSKNYLKEFVEKAKKNDLLTAIAGGLKKDHIRDAVLLGFDVIGFRGAVCVGGRGGHVSRNLVYELRRIIDDHFQLLTTIGNLALNSEEGNLSTK; the protein is encoded by the coding sequence ATGCGCAAACCAAAGCTTTTAATATCGGTTTACCTCCCCTCAGAGGTTTCTGACACTATAGAGGGTGGGGCAGATATAGTAGATATTAAAGATCCTCTTTCTGGTAGTTTAGGGCTTCCCAGAATAGGTGTTGTGAAAGAAGTTATTAGGTTGGTCAATGGCTTAAGGGAAACAAGCGTTGCTATTGGTGATATTAGGAGGTATGCGCCTGAAATAGGCTATGTTGCAACAACTATCGATGGTTTGGTCAACTATATCAAAGTGGGATTTGCAGTTAGAAATTATGAAGAAGCATCACAAATAGCTAGAGAGGTTATGGAAAACTCAAGCAAATCTAGGGTTATTTTTGTAGGCTATGCAGATTACATGAAGTGGGGGGTTATAGACCCTCTAGACTTGATTGATATAGCAACCAGCTCTAAAGCCCATGGTGTTATGATAGATACCCTTTCAAAAAATGGTTTATCCACATTTGATATACTCTCAAAAAATTATTTAAAGGAATTTGTTGAAAAAGCAAAGAAAAATGATTTGCTTACAGCAATTGCTGGTGGACTAAAAAAAGATCATATAAGGGATGCTGTTCTACTTGGATTTGATGTTATTGGATTTAGAGGTGCTGTTTGTGTTGGTGGTAGAGGTGGGCATGTGTCTAGGAATCTTGTTTATGAATTGAGAAGAATAATTGATGACCATTTTCAGCTATTAACTACAATTGGAAACCTTGCCCTAAATAGTGAGGAGGGGAACCTCAGCACAAAATAA
- a CDS encoding HisA/HisF-related TIM barrel protein, with the protein MLLEIVPVIDIMNGVVVHAVAGRREEYKPLSKSVVASSPNPIDVLNGFKKLGCRGVYIADLDAIIGRGSNEGVLDAALNLSFKVFADIGRNGIAKKDNNNIVYVIGTEYLVYPNELDVLSGRAISLDMKSNVVMFKNKQIDVVKAANEVCNRNTKMVIALFLDRVGTARGFDVETLKNIIDICKDVDIGVGGGLRDLNDIILLKKLGVKYAFVATAIHRGLIDRCEY; encoded by the coding sequence ATGTTGCTAGAAATTGTTCCCGTCATTGATATTATGAATGGTGTTGTTGTCCATGCTGTAGCTGGTAGAAGAGAGGAGTATAAGCCTCTTTCTAAAAGTGTTGTTGCATCATCTCCTAACCCTATAGATGTTCTCAATGGTTTTAAAAAACTTGGCTGTAGAGGTGTTTATATAGCTGATTTGGATGCTATAATCGGTAGGGGGAGTAACGAAGGTGTATTAGATGCGGCTCTAAATCTCAGCTTCAAAGTTTTTGCTGATATTGGTAGAAATGGCATTGCAAAGAAGGATAACAATAATATTGTCTATGTAATTGGAACAGAATATCTTGTTTATCCCAATGAACTAGATGTTTTAAGCGGTAGAGCCATTAGCTTGGACATGAAAAGCAATGTAGTAATGTTTAAAAATAAACAGATAGATGTTGTTAAAGCCGCTAATGAAGTGTGCAATAGAAATACTAAAATGGTTATTGCATTATTTCTTGATAGAGTTGGCACAGCCAGAGGTTTTGATGTAGAAACTCTGAAGAACATTATCGATATATGTAAAGATGTTGATATTGGTGTTGGTGGCGGTTTAAGGGATTTAAATGACATAATCCTTTTGAAGAAGCTTGGAGTAAAATATGCCTTTGTTGCTACAGCTATTCATAGAGGTTTGATTGATAGATGCGAATATTAG
- a CDS encoding RimK family alpha-L-glutamate ligase encodes MDIGIITRNPRSWSSSHLIEAFKSLGCNVQTFWFRDIIAYLDYDKPRFYVNNIDITEKLSAVVVRPFGRVSLDQAIFRIDILYALQELGLPIFNKPSAIEKCVDKFRSLYTLKMNGIPVPRTVATERSSLAMRAIEMLKTSDVVVKPMFGSRGHGSTRARIRDRDILWEVIRTLTFTRHVAYIQEFLPHGGEDIRAFVLGDRVLAAMYRKAPIGQWKTNVARGGIPVKIDKLDPDVEEVAIKAAKALECDIAGVDIVRLPSGVFVLEVNSQPGWRGLQEVHKEIDIAKEIARYVIEKARR; translated from the coding sequence ATGGACATTGGCATAATTACTAGAAACCCTAGAAGCTGGAGTTCATCGCATTTAATAGAAGCTTTTAAGAGTCTTGGATGCAATGTTCAAACATTTTGGTTTAGAGATATCATAGCTTATCTTGACTATGATAAACCCAGATTCTATGTGAATAACATAGATATTACTGAAAAGCTCTCTGCCGTAGTCGTAAGACCATTTGGCCGTGTCAGTCTTGACCAAGCTATTTTCAGAATAGATATCCTCTATGCACTTCAAGAACTTGGGCTACCTATATTCAACAAGCCTTCGGCTATAGAGAAATGCGTTGATAAGTTCAGATCTCTCTACACATTAAAGATGAATGGAATACCAGTTCCAAGAACTGTAGCTACTGAGAGAAGCTCTCTAGCTATGAGAGCCATTGAAATGCTTAAAACAAGCGATGTTGTTGTAAAACCCATGTTCGGATCTAGAGGCCATGGAAGCACGAGAGCAAGAATTAGAGACAGGGACATCCTGTGGGAGGTGATAAGAACACTGACGTTCACTAGACATGTGGCATATATTCAAGAGTTTCTTCCGCACGGTGGAGAAGATATAAGAGCTTTTGTTCTTGGTGACAGAGTTTTAGCAGCTATGTACAGGAAAGCACCAATAGGCCAGTGGAAAACAAATGTTGCTAGAGGTGGCATACCTGTGAAGATAGATAAGCTAGATCCAGATGTTGAGGAAGTAGCCATTAAAGCTGCTAAAGCTCTTGAATGCGATATTGCAGGAGTTGACATAGTTCGTTTACCATCTGGGGTATTTGTATTAGAGGTTAATAGCCAGCCGGGGTGGAGAGGGCTTCAAGAAGTTCATAAAGAAATTGATATAGCCAAGGAAATCGCTAGATACGTTATTGAGAAGGCTAGAAGGTAG